The Accipiter gentilis chromosome 9, bAccGen1.1, whole genome shotgun sequence genome includes a region encoding these proteins:
- the NPM3 gene encoding nucleoplasmin-3 — translation MRDDAAGPFGLVTPSQEPGAERGGAARLGPARPAPLPAPRCRLMEPHGPGCPGSVLFGCELTANTKSYTFQVDEEDDSDHILALSVVCLTDGAKDECNVVEVVGRNHENQEIAVPVANLKLSCQPLLSLDNFKLQPPVTFRLAAGSGPVHLTGWHRIVHREDASFEEDDDLSEEEEEEELAPIMPAKK, via the exons atGCGGGATGATGCTGCGGGGCCCTTTGGTTTGGTCACCCCCAGCCAGGAGccgggggcggagcggggcggggcggctcggctcggcccggcccgccccgccccgctcccagcGCCGCGCTGCCGCCTCATGGAGCCGCACGGGCCCGGCTGCCCCGGCAGCGTCCTCTTCG GCTGCGAGCTCACTGCCAATACCAAATCCTACACGTTTCAGGTGGACGAGGAAGATGACTCTGACCACATTTTGGCCCTGTCTGTG GTCTGCCTCACGGATGGTGCCAAGGATGAGTGCAATGTGGTGGAGGTTGTTGGACGAAACCACGAGAACCAGGAGATCGCCGTGCCTGTGGCAAACCTGAAGTTGTCATGCCAGCCCTTG CTGAGTCTGGACAACTTCAAGCTCCAGCCTCCAGTGACCTTCCGCCTGGCAGCGGGCTCTGGCCCAGTACACCTCACCGGCTGGCACCGGATAG TGCACAGGGAAGATGCTTCCTTTGAGGAGGACGATGACTtgtctgaggaggaggaggaggaggaacttgCTCCTATCATGCCAGCCAAGAAATAG